A genome region from Chiroxiphia lanceolata isolate bChiLan1 chromosome 5, bChiLan1.pri, whole genome shotgun sequence includes the following:
- the RPL3 gene encoding 60S ribosomal protein L3 encodes MSHRKFSAPRHGSLGFLPRKRSSRHRGKVKSFPKDDPSKPVHLTAFLGYKAGMTHIVREVDRPGSKVNKKEVVEAVTIIETPPMVIVGIVGYVQTPRGLRSFKTIFAEHISDECKRRFYKNWHKSKKKAFTKYCKKWQDEEGKKQLEKDFNSMKKYCQVIRVMAHTQMRLLPLRQKKSHLMEIQVNGGTVAEKVDWAREKLEQQVPVSTVFGQDEMIDVIGVTKGKGYKGVTSRWHTKKLPRKTHRGLRKVACIGAWHPARVAFSVARAGQKGYHHRTEINKKIYKIGQGYQIKDGKLIKNNASTDYDLSDKSINPLGGFVHYGEVTNDFIMVKGCVVGTKKRVLTLRKSLLVQTKRRALEKIDLKFIDTTSKFGHGRFQTAEEKKAFMGPLKKDRIAKEETA; translated from the exons TCTCACCGCAAGTTCTCGGCTCCACGGCACGGCTCCCTGGGGTTCCTGCCCCGCAAGcgcagcagcaggcacaggggcAAAGTCAAGAGCTTCCCCAAGGATGATCCCAGCAAGCCTGTCCACCTCACTGCCTTCCTGGGGTACAAGGCTGGCATGACCCACATCGTCCGGGAAGTCGACAGGCCTGGGTCCA AGGTGAACAagaaggaggtggtggaggcaGTCACTATAATAGAGACCCCTCCCATGGTCATTGTGGGCATCGTGGGGTACGTGCAGACTCCCCGTGGTCTCCGTAGCTTCAAGACCATCTTCGCTGAGCACATCAGCGATGAGTGTAAGCGTCGCTTCTACAAGAACTG GCACAAGTCCAAGAAGAAGGCCTTCACCAAATACTGCAAGAAATGGCAAGATGAGGAGGGCAAAAAGCAGTTGGAGAAAGATTTCAATAGCATGAAGAAGTACTGCCAGGTTATTAGAGTCATGGCTCACACTCAG aTGCGTTTGCTTCCCCTGAGACAGAAGAAGTCTCACCTGATGGAGATCCAAGTGAATGGTGGCACTGTTGCAGAGAAAGTGGATTGGGCCCGGGAGAAGCTGGAACAGCAGGTGCCTGTGTCAACGGTCTTTGGCCAGGATGAGATGATAGATGTCATTGGAGTCACCAAGGGCAAGGGATATAAAG GCGTGACCAGCCGCTGGCACACCAAGAAGCTGCCGCGCAAGACTCACAGGGGCCTGCGCAAAGTGGCCTGCATCGGCGCCTGGCACCCGGCACGGGTGGCCTTCTCCGTGGCCCGGGCTGGGCAGAAGGGCTACCACCATCGCACCGAAATCAACAAGAAG ATCTACAAGATTGGCCAAGGTTACCAAATCAAGGATGGAAAGCTGATCAAAAACAATGCATCAACTGATTATGACTTGTCTGACAAGAGCATTAACCCTCTG GGAGGCTTTGTCCACTACGGTGAAGTAACCAATGATTTCATCATGGTGAAGGGCTGTGTTGTGGGGACCAAGAAGAGGGTCCTAACCCTGCGCAAG TCCCTGCTTGTGCAGACCAAACGCCGGGCCCTGGAGAAGATTGACTTGAAGTTTATTGACACAACCTCCAAATTTGGTCATGGCCGTTTCCAGACAGCTGAGGAGAAGAAGGCTTTCATG ggacCACTCAAGAAGGATCGTATTGCAAAAGAGGAGACGGCTTAA